A window of Chryseobacterium shandongense genomic DNA:
CCATTGATATCACTTTCATGATGTTATATACTTCAAATATATTAATATTTTTTCAAAATTCTGTGAATCTTTATGTCCGGAAACAGAATATTTACTCTCACAATATTTCCATAGTACGTAAATTATTAACTAAACAATCTGTACGCTTTCCTTGATGCTATTCATCACGAAGATGCTTTTGGTTTGTCCGATTCCCTCAATTTCAGAGAGTTTATTTACAAAAAATTCGTGAAACTCATCCATATTGGGAGCCAGAATTTTCAGCATAAAATCAAAATCTCCGCTGATGTTATAAAACTCAACCACCTCTTTAAGCTTTCTTACCTCTTCAATAAATTTTCCTGCGGTCTTTTTATTATGCACATTCAGGGCGATCATGCAGATCACCATCATTCCCTTGTTCACTTTTTTACGGTCGACCACCGTAGTATATTCTCTAATGATCCCTAATTTTTCCATTCTTTTGATACGCTCATGAGTTGGCGTAGCACTCAGATTAATTCTCCCTGCGATATCCCGTACACTAAGCTTAGCATCTTTCTGAAGAATTCTAAGAATTGCAAGGTCCTTTTCATCCGGAATATAATTTTCTGTTGCCATTTGTTCTTTTTAATGTAACTATTCGATAAATATAAGAATAAATGTACTTTAAATATTTAAAGTTTTCATTATTCGTTCTAAATTTTATGTTAAATTTTAATAAATGTTCTATAAATAGTAATTTTGCAGGGTAAATGAACTATATGGATAGAAAGAAACTCATTTTGATGGTTGCGTCGGCAGGAACGTTTGTAGAAGCCTTAGATATT
This region includes:
- a CDS encoding Lrp/AsnC family transcriptional regulator translates to MATENYIPDEKDLAILRILQKDAKLSVRDIAGRINLSATPTHERIKRMEKLGIIREYTTVVDRKKVNKGMMVICMIALNVHNKKTAGKFIEEVRKLKEVVEFYNISGDFDFMLKILAPNMDEFHEFFVNKLSEIEGIGQTKSIFVMNSIKESVQIV